In a single window of the Sebaldella sp. S0638 genome:
- the asnS gene encoding asparagine--tRNA ligase, producing the protein MLLEIREIYKKHAELLNKELELNGWIRKRRDQKNFGFLEINDGTFFNGIQVVFDDSLANFDEISRLSISSSVNVKGILVQSEGKGQSFEIKAKEITVYNKADLDYPLQNKRHTLEYLRTIAHLRPRTNTFMAVFRVRSLMSYAIHKFFNERGFVYVHTPIITGSDTEGAGEMFQLTTMDLQNIPKNDKGEVEYKDDFFGKQANLTVSGQLNVETFCMAFKNTYTFGPTFRAENSNTPKHVSEFWMMEPEIAFADLEVNMDVAEDMMKYIIKYILENAPEEMQFFNQFIDKTLLDRLHGLINSEFGRITYTEAIEILKNADKKFDYAVEWGIDLQTEHERYLAEEHFKKPVFVTDYPKDIKAFYMKMNEDGKTVRAMDLLAPGIGEIIGGSQREDNYEKLEQRIKDMNLNEKDYWWYMELRKYGSVPHSGFGLGFERAIMYVTGMLNIRDVIPFPRGPKSLEF; encoded by the coding sequence ATGTTGCTCGAAATTAGGGAAATATACAAGAAACATGCTGAATTATTAAATAAAGAGCTAGAATTGAACGGATGGATAAGAAAGAGAAGAGACCAGAAAAATTTTGGCTTTCTTGAAATAAATGATGGAACTTTTTTTAATGGAATTCAGGTAGTTTTTGATGACAGTCTGGCAAACTTTGATGAAATATCAAGATTAAGTATATCTTCTTCGGTAAATGTAAAGGGGATTCTGGTACAATCAGAGGGAAAAGGACAGTCTTTTGAAATAAAAGCAAAAGAAATAACTGTTTATAATAAAGCTGATCTGGATTATCCGCTGCAAAACAAAAGACATACATTGGAATATCTGCGTACAATAGCTCATCTGAGACCAAGAACCAATACATTTATGGCGGTATTCAGAGTTAGGTCGCTTATGTCTTACGCTATACACAAATTTTTTAATGAAAGAGGATTTGTGTACGTTCATACACCGATAATAACAGGAAGCGACACTGAAGGTGCAGGGGAAATGTTCCAGCTTACTACAATGGATCTGCAGAATATCCCGAAAAATGACAAAGGTGAAGTAGAATATAAAGATGATTTCTTCGGAAAACAGGCTAATCTTACAGTAAGCGGACAGCTAAACGTAGAAACTTTCTGTATGGCATTCAAAAATACATATACATTCGGACCTACATTCAGAGCAGAAAACTCTAATACACCAAAGCATGTATCGGAATTCTGGATGATGGAACCGGAAATTGCATTTGCTGATTTGGAAGTAAATATGGATGTTGCAGAAGATATGATGAAATATATAATAAAATATATACTGGAAAATGCACCGGAAGAAATGCAGTTTTTCAATCAGTTCATAGACAAGACGCTTCTTGACAGATTACACGGACTGATAAATTCTGAGTTTGGAAGAATCACTTATACAGAAGCAATAGAGATTTTGAAAAATGCAGATAAAAAATTCGATTATGCCGTGGAATGGGGAATAGATCTTCAGACAGAACATGAAAGATATCTTGCTGAGGAGCATTTCAAAAAGCCGGTATTTGTCACTGACTATCCTAAGGATATAAAGGCATTTTACATGAAGATGAATGAAGACGGTAAAACTGTAAGAGCGATGGATCTTCTTGCTCCGGGAATAGGAGAGATAATAGGGGGAAGCCAGAGAGAAGACAATTATGAAAAACTGGAACAAAGAATAAAAGATATGAACTTAAATGAAAAAGATTACTGGTGGTATATGGAACTTAGAAAGTACGGAAGTGTTCCTCATTCAGGTTTTGGTCTTGGGTTTGAACGGGCTATTATGTATGTAACAGGAATGTTAAATATAAGAGACGTAATTCCGTTTCCTAGAGGACCGAAAAGCCTGGAATTTTAA
- a CDS encoding dCMP deaminase family protein, giving the protein MSKREDYISWNEYFMGLALLSGKRSKDPTTQVGACIIDEDKKIVGIGYNGFPLGSSDDNMPWGKQGDFLETKYPYVVHAELNAILNSIKSLKGCVVYVTHFPCNECAKAIVQSKISRVIYLSDKHKDKDSFKASKRILENAGVKIEKISFGNKKIILDFDETNL; this is encoded by the coding sequence ATGTCAAAAAGAGAAGATTATATATCTTGGAATGAATATTTTATGGGCTTGGCATTACTATCGGGGAAAAGAAGCAAAGATCCTACCACACAGGTAGGGGCCTGTATTATAGATGAAGATAAGAAAATAGTGGGAATCGGGTATAACGGTTTTCCGCTGGGAAGTTCCGATGACAATATGCCGTGGGGTAAACAGGGGGATTTTCTGGAAACAAAGTATCCTTATGTAGTACACGCAGAATTAAATGCGATATTAAACAGTATAAAAAGCCTTAAAGGCTGTGTAGTATATGTAACACATTTTCCTTGTAACGAATGTGCCAAAGCAATAGTTCAGTCAAAAATAAGCAGAGTAATATATCTTTCAGACAAGCATAAAGATAAAGATTCCTTTAAGGCTTCCAAGAGAATTCTTGAGAATGCCGGGGTAAAAATTGAGAAAATCAGTTTTGGTAATAAAAAAATAATTTTAGATTTTGATGAAACAAATTTATAA
- a CDS encoding N-acetyltransferase, whose protein sequence is MIRLLKSKDVEEVMRIWLDSTLEAHPFISEEYWLENYKMVKDTYIPLSKTYVLEDNSKIKGFISIIDELFIGALFVEVLHQGEGIGRRLIEFSQKRHKELDLTVYKENERAVAFYKKMGFRIRNEQINEDSEKAEFRMYWEMENKQEIIAEPGLVYMNIERKI, encoded by the coding sequence ATGATAAGACTACTTAAGAGTAAAGATGTGGAGGAGGTCATGCGGATATGGCTGGACTCTACTTTAGAAGCACATCCTTTTATTTCAGAGGAATATTGGCTTGAAAATTATAAAATGGTAAAAGATACTTATATACCATTATCTAAAACTTATGTTTTGGAAGATAACTCCAAAATAAAGGGATTCATCAGTATAATTGATGAATTATTTATTGGTGCTTTATTTGTGGAGGTACTGCATCAGGGTGAAGGTATCGGAAGAAGATTAATTGAATTTTCCCAAAAAAGACATAAGGAACTGGATCTGACAGTATATAAGGAAAATGAAAGAGCAGTTGCCTTTTATAAAAAAATGGGATTTAGAATAAGAAATGAACAGATAAATGAAGACAGTGAAAAAGCAGAGTTCAGAATGTACTGGGAGATGGAAAATAAACAGGAAATAATAGCAGAGCCCGGACTGGTATATATGAATATTGAAAGGAAAATATGA
- a CDS encoding TetR/AcrR family transcriptional regulator, translating to MNKDELYRDLEQYFLEKGISEGSFKEFSEQRKISRTSLNYYFKNKDYIYIKILSKILKDFEKKFFVIINDEKVSYYERIDILLDMYFNITKKNIKLYPYIQHLNEIEKKLKNKKDANADEVIEIIKKICDNFIDVTNKEIEDGNIIINYPKNYLFLIISTCLFPFTTPYIIEAVINISMEEFYEKHYEYMKYILLKEIEINK from the coding sequence ATGAATAAAGATGAATTGTATAGAGATCTTGAACAATATTTTTTAGAGAAAGGTATCAGTGAAGGCAGTTTTAAGGAATTTTCCGAACAAAGAAAAATATCACGTACAAGTCTGAATTATTACTTCAAAAATAAGGATTATATTTACATAAAAATTTTGAGTAAAATTCTAAAAGATTTTGAAAAGAAATTTTTTGTAATAATAAATGATGAAAAAGTATCTTATTATGAAAGAATAGATATTTTGCTGGACATGTACTTTAATATAACAAAAAAGAATATAAAACTATACCCGTATATACAGCATTTAAATGAAATAGAGAAGAAACTGAAAAATAAAAAAGATGCTAATGCTGATGAAGTAATCGAAATTATAAAAAAAATCTGTGATAATTTTATAGATGTCACAAATAAAGAAATTGAGGATGGAAATATCATAATAAATTATCCGAAAAACTATTTGTTTCTGATAATCTCTACATGTCTGTTTCCTTTTACGACACCATACATAATAGAAGCAGTTATAAATATAAGCATGGAAGAATTTTATGAAAAACATTACGAATATATGAAGTATATTTTATTAAAAGAAATAGAGATAAATAAATAA
- a CDS encoding M13 family metallopeptidase, translated as MKLAGILLLMIFATVVSMAQESVRKQDDFYDAVNVKWLEETKIPKGYSSWNNFNILDKKVSDDLRGIVEENVKKRNTLKNGTNEQKLADFYTSVLDYENRDKEGVKPVKYLLDEVNKLSDKKDIAPLAAYLFNQNMEVFLSVYIGPDYKDSSINILYLDSAGLGMMDRDYYLEKSGKDLEIQKAYKLFLKKMFMLSGYGEDDSVKKAENVFNFESKLAFSMLKREETRNPDKIYNPYTIAKLEKEFPDFNWKAYLGNTQLLKADKIVITEPAYLKALNKAFRDEDIKVVKEYMESVILRENSSLLSREFENTAFEYSKVFSGIDEMLPDDERAFDLLNESLGELLGSIYVKEYFSEDAKNDVSSMIKEIITVYEGRIKNLSWMSDTSKKQAVKKLETMTIKVGYPDKWEDYSSIQIKNYKSGGSLYSNVKSIGDFERIKALKDLNQKVDKSRWGMTPQTINAYYNPTANEIVFPAAILQAPFYDYNASKAKNYGGIGAVIGHEITHAFDDEGSKFDEAGNLKDWWTPEDRKNYEKRTEALAKQYSRYKVGDGKINGKLTLGENIADLGGVSVALEIVKTENPDNLGEFFEAYAVIWRNLVTKERESYLIKIDPHSPGKYRVNGILTNIDDFYNVYNIKSSDEMYTRPNDRIKIW; from the coding sequence ATGAAATTAGCAGGAATACTGTTATTGATGATCTTTGCCACAGTAGTATCTATGGCACAGGAAAGTGTAAGAAAACAGGATGATTTTTATGATGCCGTAAACGTAAAATGGCTGGAAGAAACTAAGATACCAAAAGGTTATTCTTCATGGAATAATTTTAATATTCTGGACAAAAAAGTTTCAGACGACCTGAGGGGAATCGTAGAGGAAAATGTCAAAAAAAGAAATACGTTAAAGAACGGAACTAATGAACAAAAACTGGCAGATTTTTATACAAGTGTACTTGATTATGAAAACAGGGATAAAGAAGGGGTAAAACCTGTAAAGTATCTGCTGGATGAAGTAAATAAACTATCAGACAAAAAGGATATTGCTCCTTTGGCAGCTTATTTATTTAATCAGAACATGGAGGTATTTCTTTCTGTTTATATAGGGCCGGATTATAAAGACAGCAGTATAAATATATTATATTTAGATTCTGCCGGTCTGGGAATGATGGACAGAGATTATTATCTGGAGAAATCAGGTAAGGATCTCGAGATACAAAAAGCATATAAATTATTTTTGAAAAAAATGTTTATGTTAAGCGGATATGGTGAAGATGACTCTGTTAAAAAAGCTGAAAATGTTTTTAACTTTGAATCAAAGCTTGCATTTTCTATGCTGAAAAGAGAAGAGACGAGAAATCCGGATAAAATATATAATCCATACACTATAGCCAAACTGGAAAAAGAATTTCCAGACTTTAACTGGAAGGCTTATCTGGGAAATACACAGTTATTGAAGGCTGATAAGATAGTAATTACAGAGCCGGCATATCTGAAAGCATTAAATAAAGCATTTAGGGATGAGGATATAAAAGTAGTAAAAGAGTATATGGAATCTGTTATTTTACGCGAAAATTCTTCTTTATTATCAAGAGAATTCGAAAATACAGCTTTTGAATATTCTAAGGTATTTTCAGGAATAGATGAGATGCTTCCTGATGATGAAAGGGCATTTGACCTTTTGAATGAATCATTAGGTGAACTTTTGGGCAGTATTTATGTAAAGGAATATTTTTCCGAAGACGCAAAGAATGATGTATCATCTATGATAAAAGAGATTATAACTGTGTATGAAGGCAGAATAAAAAATCTTTCATGGATGTCTGATACAAGTAAGAAACAAGCTGTGAAAAAACTGGAGACAATGACAATAAAAGTAGGATATCCAGATAAGTGGGAAGACTATTCAAGTATTCAGATCAAAAATTATAAAAGCGGAGGCTCATTATATTCCAATGTAAAAAGTATAGGGGATTTTGAAAGAATAAAAGCCCTGAAAGATTTGAATCAAAAAGTGGATAAAAGCAGATGGGGTATGACACCTCAGACTATAAACGCTTATTATAATCCTACAGCTAACGAAATAGTATTTCCAGCAGCGATATTACAGGCTCCGTTTTATGACTATAATGCTTCAAAAGCTAAGAATTACGGAGGAATCGGGGCGGTAATAGGTCATGAAATTACACATGCATTTGATGATGAAGGATCTAAGTTTGATGAAGCAGGTAATCTAAAGGACTGGTGGACACCGGAAGACAGAAAAAATTACGAAAAGAGGACAGAGGCTCTTGCAAAGCAATATTCCAGATATAAAGTAGGAGACGGGAAGATAAACGGGAAACTTACTTTAGGAGAAAATATTGCTGATCTTGGCGGAGTTTCAGTAGCACTGGAGATAGTAAAAACTGAAAATCCCGATAATCTGGGAGAATTTTTTGAAGCATATGCTGTTATATGGAGAAATCTCGTAACCAAAGAGAGAGAAAGCTATCTGATAAAAATAGACCCTCATTCTCCGGGCAAATACAGAGTAAATGGAATTCTTACCAATATTGATGACTTTTATAATGTGTATAACATAAAAAGCAGTGATGAGATGTACACAAGACCAAATGACAGAATAAAAATATGGTAA
- a CDS encoding Hsp20/alpha crystallin family protein, whose amino-acid sequence MNKKNIVDNSIFFEKIYKKADFFNLKYSVPSVVTSEDVSNHYIKVITSETDIENFSVKVENEKLIINCGDHCETDSDNNNEIYEKYLKSYEKTMTIPENSDINNIKTKLFNGIFTLTIPKSFCFYD is encoded by the coding sequence ATGAATAAAAAAAATATAGTCGATAACTCGATTTTTTTTGAGAAAATATATAAAAAAGCTGATTTCTTTAATCTGAAATATTCTGTTCCTTCTGTTGTTACTTCTGAGGATGTTAGTAACCATTACATCAAAGTTATTACATCAGAAACAGATATAGAAAATTTTTCTGTTAAGGTAGAAAATGAAAAGCTGATTATAAACTGCGGAGATCATTGCGAAACTGATTCCGATAATAATAATGAAATCTATGAAAAATATCTGAAATCTTATGAAAAAACTATGACAATTCCTGAAAATTCTGATATTAATAACATAAAAACCAAGCTTTTTAATGGAATATTTACACTTACTATTCCGAAGTCTTTTTGTTTTTATGATTAA
- a CDS encoding acyltransferase: MNIDILRIIALLDIILIHTLKSQNNFDILNFMFTFVSIGINLFIMISGYLLLDKEENPLIFYKKRFFSIIPLYIIWSIVYIIYYKENPLYIISGYRYAAGHLWYIPMITGLYIITPWLRKVLKYCGKETGIVVLMWFIVNILNPALIFFKLPFLNLSAFPITGFLGYYILGYYIKKYKDKIHINYYRIIYILGFIFTFAISWYFMKIVGKKNVFFYDKNSISVFFMSIGFFIIMIKADLGYIKGKAAAAVKFLSVHSYFVYLAHLLFYEIGMYITKNFYMVTLFCISASYFTAYIYSKAEKILKKILWQQKD, translated from the coding sequence ATGAATATAGATATTCTTAGAATAATAGCCCTGCTGGATATAATTCTTATACATACGCTGAAATCTCAGAATAACTTTGATATTTTGAATTTTATGTTTACTTTTGTATCCATAGGAATAAATCTTTTTATAATGATAAGCGGATATCTGCTTCTGGATAAAGAGGAAAATCCTTTGATTTTTTATAAAAAGAGATTTTTTTCCATAATTCCCCTTTATATTATCTGGAGTATTGTCTATATTATTTATTATAAAGAAAATCCTTTGTATATAATATCAGGTTACAGATACGCAGCAGGACATCTGTGGTATATTCCCATGATTACAGGACTTTATATTATTACGCCGTGGCTCAGAAAAGTGTTGAAATACTGCGGGAAAGAAACAGGGATTGTGGTATTAATGTGGTTTATTGTGAATATTCTGAATCCTGCGCTTATATTTTTCAAGCTTCCTTTTTTGAATCTTTCGGCATTTCCTATAACAGGTTTTTTGGGATATTATATTTTAGGGTACTATATAAAAAAGTATAAAGATAAAATACATATAAATTATTATAGAATTATTTATATTTTAGGTTTTATCTTTACATTTGCAATATCATGGTATTTTATGAAAATAGTGGGTAAAAAAAATGTGTTTTTTTATGATAAAAATTCTATAAGTGTATTTTTTATGAGTATTGGTTTTTTCATAATTATGATAAAAGCAGACTTGGGATATATAAAAGGAAAAGCAGCGGCGGCAGTTAAGTTTTTATCAGTACATTCATATTTTGTATATCTTGCGCATCTTTTATTTTATGAAATCGGTATGTATATTACAAAGAATTTTTATATGGTAACTTTATTTTGTATAAGTGCAAGCTATTTTACCGCATACATATATTCAAAAGCTGAAAAAATATTAAAAAAAATCCTTTGGCAGCAAAAGGATTAA
- a CDS encoding N-acetylmuramoyl-L-alanine amidase — MKKLVILFAVMSVLAYSDTYKKENKTIRNSAGSVKIDGKTYDSVAQDRRVRFVILHYTAVDKDQSINILTKQQVSSHYLVTDDPSEPVYNLVSEDNRSWHAGDSSWGRLSNLNDSSVGIEIVNMGYTAVNGEMSFYPFTDDQIKKVAVLLKDIIARYNLEPTSILGHSDIAPQRKQDPGPLFPWEELYKDYQIGMWYDEETKNSFMTFYTTAVTPLEVQNQLEKFGYKVNKTGQYDKQTTNVIRAFQFHFRPAKYDGVMDSETYAILLALNLKYKK; from the coding sequence ATGAAAAAGTTAGTTATATTATTTGCAGTTATGTCGGTACTTGCATATTCTGATACTTATAAAAAAGAAAATAAAACTATAAGAAACAGCGCCGGTTCGGTAAAAATAGACGGTAAAACATATGATTCAGTGGCTCAGGACAGAAGGGTAAGATTCGTAATACTGCATTATACCGCAGTGGATAAAGATCAGTCAATAAATATACTTACAAAACAGCAGGTTAGTTCTCATTATCTGGTAACAGATGATCCGTCGGAACCGGTTTATAACTTAGTGAGCGAAGATAACCGTTCATGGCATGCAGGTGACAGCAGCTGGGGAAGACTCAGCAATCTGAATGACAGTTCTGTGGGAATAGAAATAGTAAATATGGGCTATACAGCTGTTAACGGAGAGATGTCATTTTATCCGTTTACAGATGATCAGATAAAAAAGGTTGCTGTTCTGCTGAAAGACATAATAGCCAGATATAATCTGGAGCCTACGAGTATTCTTGGCCATTCTGACATAGCACCTCAGAGAAAACAAGATCCGGGTCCTTTATTTCCATGGGAAGAATTATATAAGGATTATCAGATAGGAATGTGGTATGATGAGGAGACTAAAAACAGCTTTATGACTTTTTATACTACAGCGGTTACGCCTTTGGAAGTGCAGAACCAGCTTGAAAAATTCGGATATAAAGTAAACAAGACAGGGCAGTATGATAAACAGACAACTAATGTAATAAGAGCTTTTCAGTTCCATTTCAGACCTGCAAAATATGACGGAGTAATGGACAGCGAGACTTATGCTATACTGCTTGCGCTAAATCTGAAATATAAAAAATAA
- the typA gene encoding translational GTPase TypA, translated as MKKIKNIAIIAHVDHGKTTLVDALLKQSGTFSAHEKVEERIMDSNDLERERGITIFSKNASLNYEGYKINVIDTPGHADFGGEVQRILKMVDSVLLLVDAFEGVMPQTKYVLKQALEHGLCPIVVINKIDRPNSTPDQVVDMVFDLFVDLGANEKQLDFPIIYASAKNGFAKKELEDESKDMKPLFDTILEHVSDPDGDENEPLQMLVTNIEYDEYLGKLGTGRIYNGSLNKNQEVTLIKRDGEQINYKVTRIFGYVGLKKTEMETAVCGDIITIAGLDKIDIGETVAERENPKALPVIDIDEPTLAMTFSVNNSPFAGKDGKYVTSRNLVERLEKELQHNVSMRVEPTDSPDSYIVKGRGELQLSILLENMRREGYEVQVSKPEVIMRTVNGVKEEPIELAIIDVADEFVGVVIEKIGVRKGEMINMIQGTDGYTRLEFKVPARGLIGFRNEFLTETRGTGILNHSFYDYGEYKGELVTRRRGVLISMDAGTSVGYSLNNLQPRGILFIAPGVDVYEGMIVGEHSRENDLVVNVCKGKKLTNTRAAGSDDALKLAPPKEFTLELALEYIEDDELVEITPNYIRLRKKYLTENERKKASKNREQ; from the coding sequence ATGAAAAAGATAAAAAATATAGCAATTATAGCACACGTAGACCATGGTAAAACAACACTGGTAGATGCGCTGCTTAAGCAATCCGGGACTTTTTCCGCACATGAAAAAGTAGAGGAAAGAATAATGGACAGCAACGATCTCGAAAGAGAAAGAGGAATTACAATATTTTCTAAAAATGCTTCGTTAAATTACGAAGGGTACAAAATAAATGTGATAGATACTCCGGGACACGCGGATTTCGGCGGAGAAGTTCAGAGAATACTAAAAATGGTGGATTCGGTTCTTTTATTAGTAGACGCTTTTGAAGGAGTAATGCCGCAGACAAAGTATGTTTTGAAGCAGGCATTGGAACACGGGCTTTGTCCTATAGTTGTCATTAATAAAATAGACAGACCTAATTCTACACCTGATCAGGTAGTAGATATGGTATTTGATCTGTTTGTGGATCTGGGAGCGAATGAAAAGCAGCTTGATTTTCCGATAATTTATGCTTCAGCTAAAAACGGGTTCGCAAAGAAGGAACTGGAAGATGAAAGCAAGGATATGAAACCTCTTTTTGACACTATTCTTGAACATGTAAGCGATCCTGACGGGGATGAGAATGAGCCTCTTCAGATGCTGGTAACAAATATAGAATATGATGAATATCTGGGGAAACTGGGGACAGGAAGAATATATAACGGATCTTTGAATAAAAATCAGGAAGTAACACTGATAAAAAGAGACGGGGAACAGATTAATTATAAAGTAACAAGAATTTTTGGATACGTAGGACTGAAAAAAACAGAGATGGAAACAGCTGTATGTGGGGATATTATCACAATAGCTGGTCTTGATAAAATAGATATAGGTGAAACAGTAGCCGAGAGAGAGAATCCTAAAGCCCTTCCGGTAATAGATATAGATGAACCGACACTGGCTATGACATTTTCGGTAAATAATTCTCCTTTTGCAGGAAAAGACGGAAAATATGTCACTTCGAGAAACCTTGTAGAAAGACTGGAAAAGGAACTTCAGCATAATGTAAGTATGAGAGTGGAGCCTACTGACTCGCCTGATTCTTACATAGTAAAAGGAAGAGGAGAACTTCAGCTTTCTATTCTTTTGGAAAATATGAGAAGAGAAGGATATGAAGTTCAGGTATCTAAGCCGGAAGTAATAATGAGAACAGTAAACGGCGTAAAGGAAGAGCCTATCGAACTGGCAATAATAGATGTAGCAGATGAATTCGTAGGTGTAGTAATAGAGAAAATAGGTGTAAGAAAAGGTGAAATGATAAATATGATTCAGGGAACTGACGGATACACAAGGCTTGAATTTAAAGTTCCTGCCAGAGGTCTGATTGGTTTTAGAAATGAATTTCTTACTGAAACAAGAGGAACAGGTATTTTGAATCATTCATTTTATGACTATGGAGAATATAAAGGAGAGCTCGTAACAAGAAGAAGAGGGGTTCTTATTTCAATGGATGCAGGAACAAGCGTGGGTTATTCACTAAATAATCTTCAGCCGAGAGGAATTCTGTTTATAGCTCCGGGAGTGGATGTTTATGAAGGAATGATCGTAGGAGAACATTCGAGAGAAAACGATCTTGTAGTTAATGTATGCAAAGGTAAAAAACTGACAAATACAAGAGCAGCTGGAAGTGATGATGCATTAAAGCTGGCGCCGCCGAAAGAGTTTACACTTGAGCTTGCTTTGGAATATATCGAGGATGATGAATTAGTAGAGATAACTCCAAATTATATAAGGCTCAGAAAAAAATACCTTACTGAAAATGAAAGAAAAAAAGCTTCAAAAAATAGAGAGCAATAA
- a CDS encoding DUF937 domain-containing protein yields MSDILSMFSGLLGSNMDQIQDSLGNNDKKGILSAVSVALPAMLEALNKNTNTKEGAQSLAGALDRDHDGSKLNDVTSMIANYKGENGAAILNHMFGDNKENVLNSVSKSSGLDLGSSTNLMAMLAPLVLEFLGKTKKEQNLDADGISNLTSMASNLLGGGSNGDLMGMLTNFLDADKDGSIMDDAMDLIGGFFKKK; encoded by the coding sequence ATGAGTGACATACTTAGCATGTTTTCAGGGCTTTTAGGATCTAATATGGATCAAATCCAGGATTCTCTGGGAAACAATGATAAAAAAGGAATTCTGTCAGCAGTATCTGTAGCTTTACCTGCTATGCTGGAAGCATTAAATAAAAATACGAATACAAAAGAAGGTGCTCAGTCTCTGGCAGGTGCATTGGATAGAGATCACGACGGTTCTAAACTTAATGATGTTACTTCCATGATTGCCAATTACAAAGGAGAAAACGGCGCTGCAATACTTAATCATATGTTTGGGGACAACAAAGAAAATGTACTGAATTCTGTCAGTAAAAGCAGCGGACTTGATCTAGGATCATCTACTAATCTTATGGCTATGCTCGCTCCGCTTGTTTTGGAATTCCTTGGAAAAACAAAAAAAGAACAGAATCTTGATGCAGATGGAATTTCTAATCTGACTTCCATGGCTTCTAATCTTCTTGGCGGCGGTTCGAACGGCGACCTTATGGGTATGCTTACGAACTTTCTTGATGCAGACAAAGACGGAAGCATAATGGATGACGCAATGGATCTCATCGGAGGATTTTTCAAAAAGAAATAA
- a CDS encoding lactate utilization protein yields MDIVKKWHALTMAEKLKKNLKKRNIEMFYLEKKEELTDLIKTFVKENETVSYGGSVTLKETGVLDFFRRGNYEFLDRDAYETREEKDEIYRKTFNADHYFLSASAVTMDGEIVNVDGNGNRIAAMIFGPKKVFVIIGMNKITADIKEAEERIKLYAGPMDAKVLSKQTPCTITGECADCNSPDRICNKYLVYRREMNPDRMKVILINDNLGY; encoded by the coding sequence ATGGATATAGTAAAAAAGTGGCATGCTTTGACTATGGCAGAAAAATTGAAAAAAAATCTGAAAAAAAGAAATATTGAAATGTTTTATCTGGAAAAAAAGGAAGAACTTACAGACTTGATAAAAACTTTTGTAAAAGAAAATGAAACTGTATCTTACGGAGGTTCTGTCACACTGAAAGAAACAGGGGTTCTGGATTTTTTCAGAAGGGGTAATTATGAATTTTTAGACAGGGATGCTTATGAAACAAGAGAAGAAAAAGATGAAATTTACAGAAAGACTTTTAATGCGGATCATTATTTTTTGAGTGCCAGTGCAGTGACTATGGACGGCGAAATAGTGAATGTAGACGGAAATGGAAATAGAATAGCGGCAATGATTTTCGGCCCTAAAAAAGTTTTTGTGATAATAGGGATGAATAAAATAACTGCTGATATAAAAGAAGCCGAGGAAAGAATAAAACTTTATGCAGGGCCTATGGATGCAAAGGTTCTTTCCAAGCAGACACCGTGTACAATTACCGGAGAATGTGCAGACTGCAATTCACCAGACAGAATTTGTAATAAATATCTTGTTTACAGAAGAGAAATGAATCCTGACAGAATGAAGGTAATTCTTATAAATGATAATCTGGGATATTAA